The Solibacillus daqui genome has a segment encoding these proteins:
- a CDS encoding ABC transporter ATP-binding protein: MNRKAILEVKELETTFFTDSGNVAAVDFISFSIHEGEVLAIVGESGCGKSVTSLSIMGLVPSPPGKITNGEILLNGQEISKYTDKQMRKIRGNDIAMIFQEPMTSLNPLFTIGNQLVEAILIHNSKWSKKQATARAIEMMKLVGLPRAEQLIKEYPHQLSGGMRQRVMIAMALVCNPKVLIADEPTTALDVTIQAQILKLMRDLNERLNTAVLLITHDLGVVAETCERVIVMYAGQIVEEAPVNEIFKNPQHPYTKGLIQSVPDMRHKKDSLYSIPGNVPKPGSIANGCRFAARCEYAFDRCKQENPILYETSDYHKARCFLLDEKGGVLHGESAAES, translated from the coding sequence ATGAATCGGAAGGCCATATTGGAAGTAAAAGAGCTTGAAACAACCTTTTTTACTGATAGCGGCAATGTAGCGGCAGTGGATTTTATTAGCTTTTCTATTCATGAGGGTGAGGTACTTGCAATTGTAGGCGAATCAGGTTGCGGTAAAAGTGTTACGTCGTTATCGATTATGGGGCTCGTTCCAAGTCCACCAGGAAAAATTACAAATGGTGAGATTTTATTGAATGGGCAGGAGATTTCAAAGTACACAGATAAGCAGATGCGTAAAATTCGAGGCAATGATATTGCAATGATTTTCCAAGAGCCAATGACGTCATTGAATCCTTTATTTACGATTGGCAATCAGCTTGTGGAGGCCATTTTAATACATAATTCAAAATGGTCGAAAAAGCAGGCGACAGCTCGAGCAATTGAAATGATGAAGCTCGTTGGTTTACCTCGTGCAGAACAATTAATTAAAGAATACCCACACCAATTATCAGGCGGGATGCGTCAGCGCGTGATGATTGCGATGGCGCTTGTCTGTAATCCAAAGGTGCTGATTGCCGATGAACCTACTACGGCTCTAGATGTGACGATTCAAGCGCAAATATTAAAACTAATGCGCGATTTAAATGAACGTTTGAATACGGCGGTACTACTAATTACACATGATTTAGGTGTTGTAGCAGAAACTTGTGAGCGCGTTATTGTTATGTATGCAGGGCAAATTGTTGAGGAAGCGCCAGTTAATGAAATTTTCAAAAATCCACAACATCCGTATACAAAAGGCCTAATTCAGTCTGTACCAGATATGCGTCATAAAAAAGATTCACTTTACTCGATTCCTGGAAATGTGCCGAAACCAGGTTCGATTGCAAATGGATGCAGATTTGCGGCACGTTGTGAATACGCTTTTGATCGTTGCAAGCAAGAAAATCCGATTCTCTACGAAACATCCGATTATCATAAGGCGAGATGTTTTTTATTAGACGAAAAAGGAGGCGTATTGCATGGCGAAAGTGCTGCTGAAAGTTGA
- a CDS encoding ABC transporter ATP-binding protein, which yields MRFVKPYKFLLVLTIIIGILKFAIPLFLPWLLQVILDDVLLNETLSTDEKTKLLFTWIGIALVLFFVVRPPIEYYRQYFAQNLSNNILFDIRKELYGHLQRLSLKYYANTRAGEVISRVINDVEQTKNFVMTGLMNLWLDLVTIIIVVGIMLSMNVKLTLVSLIVLPFYAFSVKYFFGKLRSLTKDRSQALAGVQSYLHERVAGMSIIKSFTLEKHEQQIFDETNGEFLNKALAHSRWNAKSFAVVNTITEMAPLIVIGYAGYQYLNDALTIGVMVAFYAYIERLYGPLRRLVSSSTTLTQSIASMDRMFELMDEKYDVQNKENAIDLPQAKGKLQFENVSFQYDVDGKTILNEVDFMIEPGQTVAFVGMSGGGKSTVVSLIPRFYDASAGAVKIDDYDVKDVTLNSLRSQIGIVLQDNILFSDSVKQNILMGNPYATDDQVIAAAKAANAHDFIMSLPEGYDTKVGERGVKLSGGQKQRVAIARVFLKNPPILVLDEATSALDLESEALIQESLDRLAHDRTTIIIAHRLSTITHADKIFVIEHGEVSEAGTHDELMGKNGAYYNLFQVQKLD from the coding sequence ATGCGCTTCGTGAAGCCATATAAATTTTTATTAGTATTAACAATTATAATTGGGATTTTAAAGTTTGCAATTCCACTTTTTTTACCGTGGCTATTGCAAGTGATATTAGATGATGTGTTACTAAATGAGACGCTCTCTACAGATGAAAAAACGAAGCTATTATTTACATGGATTGGTATTGCTCTTGTACTATTTTTTGTAGTACGACCACCCATCGAGTACTACCGCCAATATTTTGCGCAAAATTTAAGTAACAATATTTTATTTGATATTCGTAAAGAACTGTATGGTCATTTACAAAGACTAAGCTTAAAATATTACGCGAATACCCGTGCTGGAGAGGTCATTTCGCGAGTAATTAATGACGTAGAACAAACAAAAAACTTCGTCATGACCGGGCTGATGAATTTGTGGCTAGACCTAGTGACCATTATTATAGTGGTCGGTATTATGCTCTCAATGAACGTGAAGCTTACACTCGTATCGCTTATTGTGCTACCATTTTACGCATTTAGTGTGAAGTATTTCTTTGGTAAGCTACGTAGTTTGACAAAAGATCGCTCGCAGGCACTTGCTGGTGTACAAAGCTATTTACATGAACGTGTTGCAGGGATGAGCATTATTAAAAGCTTTACACTTGAAAAGCACGAGCAGCAAATTTTCGATGAAACAAATGGCGAGTTTTTAAACAAAGCGCTTGCCCATTCACGTTGGAATGCTAAATCATTTGCCGTTGTAAACACGATTACTGAAATGGCTCCGCTTATTGTTATTGGTTATGCTGGCTATCAATATTTAAATGATGCGTTAACAATCGGGGTAATGGTCGCGTTTTATGCATATATTGAACGTTTATATGGACCGTTACGTCGCCTAGTGAGTTCATCGACAACATTAACGCAATCAATAGCTTCGATGGATCGTATGTTTGAACTTATGGACGAAAAATATGATGTGCAAAATAAAGAAAATGCAATCGACCTACCACAGGCAAAAGGGAAGCTACAATTTGAAAATGTGTCATTCCAATATGATGTGGACGGCAAAACCATTTTAAATGAAGTTGACTTTATGATTGAACCAGGACAAACCGTAGCGTTCGTAGGTATGAGTGGTGGCGGTAAGTCAACAGTCGTCAGCTTAATTCCACGCTTTTATGATGCATCAGCCGGTGCGGTGAAAATTGATGATTATGATGTAAAAGATGTAACACTTAACTCGCTTCGTTCGCAAATTGGAATTGTATTACAGGACAATATTTTGTTTAGCGACTCGGTAAAGCAAAATATTTTAATGGGTAACCCTTATGCGACTGATGATCAAGTGATTGCCGCAGCAAAAGCAGCAAATGCACATGACTTTATAATGAGTTTACCAGAAGGGTATGACACTAAAGTCGGCGAGCGCGGAGTAAAATTATCGGGCGGACAAAAGCAGCGTGTTGCCATTGCACGTGTATTCCTAAAAAACCCACCAATTTTAGTATTAGACGAAGCAACTTCTGCGCTTGATTTAGAAAGTGAAGCGTTAATTCAAGAATCACTGGACCGTTTAGCACACGACCGTACAACAATTATTATCGCGCACCGCTTATCAACGATTACGCATGCTGATAAAATTTTTGTTATTGAACATGGTGAGGTTTCAGAAGCAGGAACACATGATGAACTGATGGGCAAGAATGGTGCTTACTATAATTTATTCCAAGTTCAAAAATTAGATTAA
- a CDS encoding DUF402 domain-containing protein encodes MALPVEGETIQIHSYKHNGNIHRVWQETMVLKATKNVIIGANEKTLVTESDGRTWLTREPSICYFHAEHWFNIICMLREDGVYYYCNISSPFVFDNNCLKYIDYDLDVKVFPDMSHALLDEDEYEQHKLEMNYPEVIDKILKRNVKTLISWIEQRRGPFAQDFIQSWTSRYELLSEIQANKSIEESE; translated from the coding sequence ATGGCATTACCGGTTGAAGGAGAAACAATCCAAATACATAGTTATAAGCACAATGGTAATATCCACCGTGTCTGGCAAGAAACGATGGTATTAAAGGCAACCAAAAATGTAATTATTGGTGCAAACGAAAAGACGCTAGTTACCGAGTCGGATGGTCGTACTTGGCTAACACGTGAACCATCGATATGTTATTTCCACGCTGAGCATTGGTTTAATATTATTTGTATGTTGCGGGAAGATGGTGTGTATTATTACTGCAACATTAGTTCTCCCTTTGTGTTCGACAATAACTGCTTAAAGTATATTGATTATGATTTAGATGTGAAGGTTTTTCCAGATATGAGTCATGCGTTATTGGACGAAGACGAATACGAGCAGCATAAATTGGAAATGAATTATCCTGAAGTGATTGATAAAATATTAAAGCGGAATGTAAAGACGTTGATTAGCTGGATCGAACAACGTCGAGGGCCATTTGCTCAGGATTTTATTCAATCATGGACAAGCCGTTATGAGCTACTAAGCGAAATTCAAGCGAATAAAAGTATTGAAGAGTCTGAGTAA
- a CDS encoding DUF4097 family beta strand repeat-containing protein, translated as MINRLKLIAGSMIAIGIVFTIIGFASGGRWFILVDSSGFHVPNEQSLISQSYELEAFENIIVTNKHADIEIIQSDSYSLELSTYKMTDVMYSVKGDTLTVESNSQKNNAMTIGVGPFKTPSIKIYVPKDALFSNITLKSSFGDVNLQQLNYEQLNLDVRHGDISFNNIKAGHTEIINAFGDITLQQFTSASLIVESEHGDIEVDGKLNGNTKVTSSFGDVDLKLVNNKENFGYKLNTSFGDISVNGEEYNGKIAELYEGDNQLEVLLSHGDLKLTLK; from the coding sequence ATGATTAATCGTCTTAAACTGATTGCGGGTAGTATGATTGCAATCGGCATTGTATTTACCATTATTGGTTTTGCCTCTGGCGGAAGATGGTTCATTTTAGTAGACAGTTCGGGCTTTCACGTACCAAACGAACAATCTTTAATCTCCCAATCATACGAACTCGAGGCATTTGAAAATATTATTGTTACAAATAAACATGCTGATATCGAAATAATACAGTCAGATAGCTATTCTTTAGAATTAAGTACCTATAAAATGACAGATGTGATGTATAGTGTAAAAGGCGATACATTAACAGTTGAGTCTAACAGCCAAAAAAACAATGCAATGACTATTGGTGTTGGCCCATTTAAAACGCCTTCAATTAAAATCTATGTACCAAAGGATGCCTTGTTCTCAAATATTACATTAAAATCTAGCTTCGGGGATGTAAATTTACAGCAATTAAATTATGAACAGCTCAATCTGGATGTGCGCCATGGAGATATTTCATTCAACAACATTAAAGCGGGACATACAGAAATCATAAACGCCTTTGGGGATATTACATTACAACAATTTACTAGTGCTAGTTTAATCGTAGAAAGCGAGCATGGTGATATTGAAGTCGATGGTAAATTAAACGGGAATACGAAAGTCACTTCTAGTTTTGGAGATGTAGATCTTAAGTTAGTAAACAACAAGGAAAATTTCGGATATAAACTGAATACTAGCTTTGGTGACATTTCAGTAAATGGTGAAGAATATAATGGCAAAATTGCTGAGTTATATGAAGGAGATAATCAACTAGAAGTTTTACTCTCTCATGGTGACCTTAAGTTAACATTAAAATAA
- a CDS encoding DUF1700 domain-containing protein: MDKAGYLKKLRSKLHRLPTYEIDAALIYYEEYFDEAGQENEQDVIDKLGPPSQVAAQILANFAIKDLDTTPPSTKKNMSAIWLIILAILSAPLSLPLLAVAVALIISVGAIVFSFVISVIAIVGSILFGGVVALISGFFIITEHWPTALLFTGFGLVTTGIGILLTPATARLIKKIGVVCVENLAKLFRKITRKRKGDLQ, translated from the coding sequence ATGGATAAAGCGGGATATTTAAAAAAACTAAGGAGCAAATTACACAGACTCCCAACATATGAAATTGATGCCGCACTTATTTATTATGAAGAATATTTTGATGAAGCAGGACAAGAAAATGAACAAGATGTTATAGATAAGTTAGGCCCTCCCTCGCAAGTGGCTGCGCAAATTTTAGCCAACTTTGCGATAAAAGATTTGGATACTACGCCACCTTCTACAAAAAAGAATATGTCGGCAATTTGGCTCATCATCCTTGCAATACTATCAGCTCCACTTTCTTTACCGCTACTCGCGGTGGCAGTGGCACTCATCATTTCTGTGGGTGCGATTGTTTTCAGCTTTGTTATATCGGTCATAGCCATCGTTGGTAGTATTTTATTTGGTGGCGTTGTCGCATTAATTTCAGGTTTTTTCATTATTACAGAACATTGGCCGACTGCACTATTATTTACAGGTTTCGGACTTGTTACTACGGGCATTGGCATATTGCTTACCCCTGCAACAGCACGTCTTATTAAAAAAATAGGTGTTGTTTGTGTAGAAAATTTAGCTAAATTATTTCGAAAAATTACACGAAAACGAAAGGGTGACCTTCAATGA
- a CDS encoding PadR family transcriptional regulator — protein MTFQLGSSLLDACVLAILEKEDAYGYSLTQEIQSVMDISESTLYPVLRRLQKADFLITYDQPFQGRNRRYYKITELGRLRLLELQTEWKIYKQKVDSVLIGGKLDG, from the coding sequence GTGACGTTTCAACTGGGGTCTTCTTTACTGGATGCGTGCGTGCTTGCAATTTTAGAAAAGGAAGATGCTTACGGATATTCTCTGACACAGGAGATCCAATCGGTCATGGATATTTCGGAATCGACGCTTTATCCTGTATTGCGACGCTTGCAAAAGGCTGACTTTTTAATTACGTACGATCAGCCATTTCAAGGAAGAAACAGACGCTACTACAAGATTACAGAACTAGGACGCTTGCGCTTATTAGAACTTCAAACGGAATGGAAAATTTATAAACAGAAAGTAGACAGTGTATTAATAGGAGGGAAATTAGATGGATAA
- a CDS encoding YpzG family protein: MSRPEELDPKSRKIRRNWTRIKHAKSQVNGETEITLHNRILRSEAKARQF, from the coding sequence ATGAGTAGGCCTGAAGAGTTAGACCCAAAATCTCGAAAAATCCGCCGTAACTGGACAAGGATTAAGCACGCGAAATCTCAAGTAAATGGTGAAACAGAAATTACTCTGCATAACCGTATTTTGAGAAGCGAAGCGAAAGCCCGACAGTTTTAG
- the mutY gene encoding A/G-specific adenine glycosylase produces the protein MNYQYTSEFRQALVEWFKKEHRDLPWRHTKNPYKIWVSEVMLQQTRVDTVIPYYNRFIDKYPTSESLAYAAEEELLKMWEGLGYYSRVRNLQAGVREVVETYGSKVPDNRHDISKLKGVGPYTAGAILSIAFGKPEHAVDGNVMRVLSRVLNIDADIALPKTKKIFEDAVMELIDPENTSAFNQGLMELGALICTPTSPKCLLCPVRDYCTAFQEGDPTTLPVKSKKVKTKNIDFDVLVIRDSAGRFLMEKRAETGLLANMWQFVMIERVKDANSFAQAQQQYNLVLDDKLAVPIDSFKHVFSHLKWLIDSYLVDCLKAPEQLPKNMKFFTKEQIEQLPMPVPMLKIWGKIK, from the coding sequence GTGAACTATCAATATACGTCAGAATTTCGGCAGGCATTAGTCGAATGGTTTAAAAAAGAGCATCGTGATTTGCCATGGCGTCATACTAAGAATCCCTATAAAATTTGGGTGTCAGAGGTGATGTTACAGCAAACGCGGGTGGATACAGTAATTCCCTATTACAATCGCTTTATTGATAAATATCCAACTTCTGAAAGTTTAGCATATGCAGCTGAAGAAGAGCTATTAAAAATGTGGGAAGGTCTTGGCTATTATTCACGTGTACGTAATTTACAAGCGGGTGTAAGGGAAGTTGTTGAAACATATGGAAGTAAAGTGCCAGACAATCGCCATGATATTTCGAAATTAAAAGGAGTGGGTCCGTATACAGCGGGGGCGATTTTAAGTATTGCTTTTGGCAAACCAGAACATGCGGTCGATGGCAATGTGATGCGTGTGTTAAGTAGGGTGCTAAACATAGATGCCGATATAGCACTTCCGAAAACAAAAAAGATTTTTGAAGATGCGGTGATGGAATTAATAGACCCTGAAAATACATCGGCATTCAACCAAGGATTAATGGAACTTGGAGCGCTCATTTGTACACCAACTTCACCGAAATGCTTGTTATGTCCAGTTCGTGATTACTGCACAGCGTTTCAAGAGGGAGACCCAACAACGCTACCAGTGAAATCTAAAAAAGTAAAAACGAAAAATATCGATTTTGATGTACTGGTCATTCGAGACTCGGCAGGGCGTTTTCTAATGGAAAAACGCGCGGAGACAGGGTTACTCGCTAATATGTGGCAATTTGTCATGATTGAACGTGTAAAAGATGCAAACTCATTTGCGCAAGCACAGCAACAATATAATCTTGTGTTAGACGATAAACTTGCCGTACCAATTGACAGCTTTAAGCATGTTTTTTCTCATTTAAAGTGGCTGATTGACAGCTATTTAGTCGACTGCTTGAAAGCCCCAGAACAATTACCAAAAAATATGAAATTTTTTACAAAAGAGCAAATTGAGCAATTACCTATGCCAGTCCCAATGTTAAAAATTTGGGGTAAAATAAAGTAG
- a CDS encoding metal-dependent hydrolase, translating to MDSGTHFVMGIALGGLALADPVVASHPMTFAAVMAGTIIGQQAPDIDTVLKLRNNAIYIRHHRGITHSIPAVLIWPLLITGVLALVLPSSDIFHVWLWTQLAVFLHVFVDIFNAYGTQALRPFSKKWVALAVINTFDPFIFGIHCLGILLWIFGADPVVTFSIMYFIIVLYYILRFSLQKAVKSAVHREIKDEEFVIVAPTMKFFQWKVAAKSKTHFYVGRSYRRTVNIYDKFKIEPIPKTALVTAALKDPNIDAFLSFSPIHRWEIAEIENGLSELRLIDLRYRSNDHYPFVAVAHLDQDLNIVNSYTGWIFSEEKLMKKLQIGAGNE from the coding sequence TTGGATTCAGGTACACATTTTGTTATGGGTATTGCTCTTGGTGGTCTTGCGCTTGCTGACCCTGTTGTAGCTAGCCATCCAATGACGTTTGCTGCAGTTATGGCAGGTACAATCATCGGGCAACAGGCACCTGATATTGATACGGTTTTAAAATTGCGCAATAACGCTATTTATATTCGCCATCATCGTGGCATCACGCATTCCATTCCTGCTGTTCTTATATGGCCACTGCTTATTACAGGCGTTTTAGCGCTAGTATTACCTTCCTCAGACATTTTCCATGTTTGGCTTTGGACACAACTTGCTGTGTTTCTACATGTATTTGTCGATATTTTTAATGCTTATGGTACACAGGCTTTACGCCCGTTCTCTAAAAAATGGGTAGCTCTTGCCGTCATCAATACATTCGATCCGTTTATTTTTGGGATTCACTGCCTAGGCATTCTATTATGGATATTTGGTGCAGACCCTGTCGTTACATTTAGTATCATGTACTTTATTATCGTGCTTTACTATATTTTACGCTTTTCTTTACAAAAAGCGGTTAAATCGGCTGTCCACCGTGAAATTAAAGACGAAGAATTTGTTATTGTCGCTCCGACAATGAAATTTTTCCAATGGAAAGTCGCCGCAAAATCAAAAACACATTTCTATGTAGGACGTTCATATCGTCGTACAGTAAATATTTACGATAAATTTAAAATCGAGCCAATTCCTAAAACGGCACTTGTAACAGCTGCATTAAAAGATCCCAATATCGATGCTTTTTTATCATTTTCTCCTATTCATCGTTGGGAAATCGCAGAGATTGAAAATGGATTGTCGGAATTACGATTAATCGATTTGCGTTATCGTAGTAATGACCACTATCCTTTTGTGGCAGTTGCACACTTAGATCAAGATTTAAATATCGTCAACTCATATACTGGCTGGATTTTCAGTGAAGAAAAGTTAATGAAAAAGCTACAAATTGGCGCCGGCAACGAATAG
- a CDS encoding YfhJ family protein — translation MEAYYQKLTEQLLEKNPELPTSRARTWVELLCSDFESTSAKAGVDYRGMEYTAKLVSQLIESYGDKLHLFAAKNPKYADLLNDSDDTLN, via the coding sequence ATGGAAGCGTACTATCAAAAGTTAACTGAGCAATTATTGGAGAAAAATCCCGAATTACCAACAAGTCGTGCACGTACGTGGGTAGAATTATTATGCAGTGATTTCGAATCCACTTCTGCCAAAGCGGGTGTTGACTATCGTGGAATGGAATATACAGCGAAATTAGTAAGCCAATTAATAGAGAGCTACGGCGACAAATTACATTTATTTGCCGCAAAAAATCCGAAATATGCTGATTTACTAAATGACAGTGATGACACGTTAAATTAA
- a CDS encoding YfhH family protein, which translates to MNELTYNQMSEAELRQEIANLREQARKAEQLGIVNEYAVYERKALMAEAYLVDLSTIVPGEMYRLTGAPGEFFQVDRLKGRFAWGHRLGSDRFEEALPVSLLRPMKEGK; encoded by the coding sequence ATGAATGAATTAACATATAATCAAATGTCAGAAGCAGAATTACGTCAAGAAATTGCGAACTTACGTGAGCAAGCGCGTAAAGCTGAGCAGTTAGGAATCGTCAATGAATACGCGGTTTATGAGCGTAAAGCATTAATGGCGGAAGCGTATTTAGTGGATCTCTCTACGATTGTTCCAGGAGAAATGTATCGTCTTACGGGTGCACCAGGTGAGTTTTTCCAAGTAGATCGTTTAAAAGGCCGCTTTGCATGGGGGCACCGTTTAGGTTCAGACCGTTTTGAAGAAGCATTACCAGTTTCACTTTTACGTCCGATGAAAGAGGGGAAGTAA
- the recX gene encoding recombination regulator RecX → MRAITKISRQKRNQDRYNIYLNEEYAFAVDEGTLIKFGLQKGKVLEQFEIDEIQYEDEIAKAFNKAIGFLSFQMRSEHEVKQKLLQLGHGEAVIQEAIHKLNRLGFLNDESYSKALLETRKRTAKKGPAAIRQDLMKKGIAKDLQQEVLNSYGHDEQLQLAMELAEKAIRSNDNKTPTQVKQKIQDVLLRKGYSYGIVNDVLERLTLERKEDEWSTLIENQGEKIWRKYANKFEGFELHQKVKQALYQKGFPSEIITAFIEQKEQENE, encoded by the coding sequence TTGCGAGCTATTACGAAAATTAGTCGCCAAAAGCGTAATCAAGACCGTTACAATATATATTTGAATGAAGAGTATGCATTTGCAGTCGATGAAGGTACACTGATTAAATTTGGTCTGCAAAAAGGCAAAGTACTTGAGCAATTCGAAATTGATGAAATACAATATGAAGATGAAATCGCAAAAGCATTTAATAAGGCAATAGGCTTTTTAAGTTTCCAAATGCGTAGTGAGCATGAAGTAAAGCAAAAGCTATTGCAATTAGGACATGGGGAAGCAGTAATACAAGAAGCGATTCACAAATTAAATCGCCTCGGCTTTTTGAATGATGAAAGCTATTCGAAGGCATTACTCGAAACGAGGAAGCGTACGGCCAAAAAAGGACCAGCTGCGATTCGCCAAGATCTAATGAAAAAAGGGATTGCCAAAGATTTGCAGCAAGAAGTATTGAATTCTTATGGTCACGATGAACAGCTACAGCTTGCGATGGAACTAGCAGAAAAGGCGATTCGTTCTAACGACAATAAAACACCCACTCAAGTAAAGCAAAAAATTCAAGATGTTCTGTTGCGTAAAGGCTATTCATACGGCATAGTAAACGATGTGTTAGAGCGATTAACATTAGAGCGGAAAGAAGACGAATGGAGCACATTAATTGAAAATCAAGGTGAAAAAATTTGGCGCAAATATGCAAATAAATTCGAAGGCTTTGAACTGCATCAAAAGGTGAAGCAGGCATTATATCAAAAAGGTTTCCCGTCAGAAATCATTACAGCATTTATCGAACAAAAGGAGCAAGAAAATGAATGA
- a CDS encoding TIGR01777 family oxidoreductase, with amino-acid sequence MKIAIAGGTGMVGRKLTELLQAKGHEILILTRGNSRMENNIRYVQWLTHNAKPELQLEHLDAFINLAGVSLNEGRWTEQQKQKIYNSRMDSTTEALRIMQAVVHKPSVYINASAVGIYPVSENAVYTEHSSEKAGDFLGTVVDHWEQKATLAEKLGIRTCLTRFGVILAKGEGALPMMVFPYQLGIGGTIGSGRQWLSWIHIDDVVRALLFVIEHDKLRGPINFTTPNVKRMKAFGQAISKALHRPHWFPVPSIALKLALGEKSILVLKGQHVLPEKLLNANFTFNYASVEDAIRDLYQ; translated from the coding sequence ATGAAAATTGCAATTGCTGGTGGTACGGGAATGGTTGGTCGAAAATTAACAGAGCTACTTCAAGCCAAAGGACATGAAATTCTAATTTTAACGCGTGGAAATTCTCGAATGGAAAATAATATACGCTATGTACAGTGGCTAACACATAATGCAAAGCCCGAATTACAGCTTGAACATTTAGATGCCTTTATTAATTTGGCTGGAGTGTCATTAAATGAAGGTCGATGGACAGAGCAGCAAAAGCAAAAAATTTATAATAGCCGCATGGATTCAACTACTGAAGCATTGCGTATTATGCAAGCTGTTGTACATAAACCTTCTGTTTACATCAATGCAAGTGCAGTCGGCATTTATCCAGTATCAGAAAATGCTGTTTATACAGAACACTCCTCTGAAAAAGCTGGCGATTTTTTAGGTACAGTTGTGGATCATTGGGAACAAAAAGCTACTCTGGCCGAAAAATTAGGAATCCGTACGTGCTTAACGCGTTTTGGGGTTATTTTAGCAAAAGGTGAAGGTGCATTACCGATGATGGTGTTTCCTTATCAGTTAGGTATTGGTGGAACGATTGGTTCTGGTAGGCAGTGGCTTAGCTGGATTCATATTGATGATGTGGTACGTGCCTTGTTATTCGTTATCGAACATGACAAATTACGTGGGCCAATTAATTTTACGACACCAAATGTTAAACGCATGAAAGCTTTTGGACAAGCAATTAGTAAAGCATTGCATCGCCCACATTGGTTTCCTGTTCCAAGCATTGCACTTAAATTAGCGCTTGGCGAAAAAAGTATCCTCGTATTAAAAGGTCAGCATGTTTTACCTGAAAAATTACTAAATGCAAATTTCACATTTAACTACGCTTCTGTAGAAGATGCGATCCGTGATTTGTATCAGTGA
- a CDS encoding polysaccharide deacetylase family protein: MAFVLVVTLISYMTVAKAEEFHWGFKPSRNAEPVEIGEPLESLLDNYGAVYKGDASKKVIYLTFDNGYENGFTESILDTLKAEKAPATFFLTGHYLTSATDLVKRMIADGHTIGNHSDGHPNMAKLSAQEMKEEWFGFDEKLYELTGVDRTYYARPPEGIFNEQVLKVGNEVGYRHIFWSIAFKDWLKDERRGYEYAYNALMNQLHPGAIILMHTVAQDNAEALPKFIKEAKAQGYTFGSLDDLVLEYEQVMPY; the protein is encoded by the coding sequence ATGGCGTTCGTACTCGTCGTCACCCTAATTTCCTATATGACCGTTGCAAAGGCCGAGGAATTCCATTGGGGCTTTAAGCCAAGTCGTAATGCAGAGCCAGTTGAAATTGGCGAACCGTTAGAAAGTTTACTCGATAATTACGGGGCCGTTTACAAAGGGGATGCATCCAAAAAGGTTATTTACTTAACGTTTGATAACGGCTATGAAAACGGCTTTACCGAAAGTATTTTAGACACATTAAAAGCCGAGAAAGCACCAGCGACCTTTTTCTTAACGGGTCATTATTTAACGAGTGCGACCGATTTAGTAAAAAGAATGATTGCGGACGGTCACACAATTGGGAATCACTCAGATGGTCACCCAAATATGGCCAAATTATCAGCTCAGGAAATGAAAGAAGAATGGTTTGGCTTTGATGAAAAGCTCTATGAGTTAACTGGTGTTGATCGTACCTATTATGCCCGACCACCCGAAGGAATATTTAATGAACAAGTATTAAAAGTCGGCAATGAGGTCGGTTATCGTCATATTTTTTGGTCAATTGCCTTTAAAGATTGGCTAAAAGATGAGCGTCGCGGCTATGAATATGCGTATAATGCCCTAATGAATCAGCTACACCCAGGGGCGATTATTTTAATGCATACGGTTGCGCAAGATAATGCCGAAGCGCTGCCAAAATTTATAAAAGAGGCAAAGGCGCAAGGGTATACGTTTGGCTCGCTTGATGATTTAGTGCTCGAATATGAGCAAGTGATGCCATACTAG